The nucleotide sequence CGCTATGGAGCGCAAAATATGAAGTAATTTATTCTTTATCTAATTTGTATTTTGAAAGATCCATTCCGAAAGTTAAATTTTTAACCTGAACCAGTTCTTCTAATTCTGTTAATGATTTCTTTCCGAAGTTTCTAAACTTCATTAAATCGTTTTTATTGAAAGAAACTAAATCGCCTAATGTATCAACTTCAGCCGCTTTTAAACAATTTAATGCTCTTACCGAAAGATCCATATCTACCAATTTGGTTTTCAAAAGCTGTCTCATATGCAATGATTCTTCATCGTATGATTCAGTTTGAGCGATTTCATCGGCCTCTAAAGTGATTCTTTCATCAGAGAACAACATAAAATGATGAATCAATGTTTTTGCTGCTTCTGTTAAAGCGTCTTTAGGGTGAATAGATCCGTCTGTAACAATATCAAAAACTAACTTTTCGTAATCGGTTTTTTGTTCTACACGATAGTTTTCTATCGCGTATTTAACATTTTTTACAGGTGTATAAATACTGTCTGTATAAATTGTTCCGAAAGGTGCGTTAGGCTTTCTATTTTCTTCTGCTGGAACGTATCCTCTACCTTTTTCGATAGAAATTTCCATGTTAATGGTAATTTTACCGTCTAAGTTACAGATAACTAAATCAGGGTTCAATACTTGGAAACCTGAAATAAATTTTTGGAAATCGCCAGCTGTTAATTGATC is from Flavobacterium dauae and encodes:
- a CDS encoding DNA-directed RNA polymerase subunit alpha, which codes for MAIFNFQKPDKVIMIDSTDFKGKFEFRPLEPGYGLTIGNALRRVLLSSLEGYAITSVRIEGVEHEFSTISGVVEDVTEIILNLKQVRFKRQIEDVDNESVSISFTGKDQLTAGDFQKFISGFQVLNPDLVICNLDGKITINMEISIEKGRGYVPAEENRKPNAPFGTIYTDSIYTPVKNVKYAIENYRVEQKTDYEKLVFDIVTDGSIHPKDALTEAAKTLIHHFMLFSDERITLEADEIAQTESYDEESLHMRQLLKTKLVDMDLSVRALNCLKAAEVDTLGDLVSFNKNDLMKFRNFGKKSLTELEELVQVKNLTFGMDLSKYKLDKE